From the genome of Thermosynechococcus sp. NK55a:
ACAATTCCCGACCACTGCACCTGCTTGCGGTGTTCACGGCGATAGGAGAAAAAGAACTCAGCATCCCGAAACGTACAGTGGGGACACAGGGCAATTTGCTCCTCCTTTAGCCCCAATTGCAGCAATTGCAAGCGATTCACGCGGGCCACATCCACCCGCAGTCGCTGAGGATCAGCGTCAAGAAAAACAACCTCTGCATCTAGGGCAGCGAAACGCTGGTAGAGATCATCGCGCTCAGTGGTTTCTGTCACCCCCTCAAGAATAGTCTGCCCCAAGGCACGGGCAACATTCAGCCCCACTTGATAGACCTCACCGCGAATAGCAGGCCCCATGGCAATCCGTAAATTGGCAAGATGACTGCCCAATGCCTGCATCTGCTGGAGCGTGGCCCTAGAGATTTGGCTTGCTGTCCCCCGCCACCCCGCATGAATGGCTGCGACTCGGCCACTGGCGACATCGGCAATCAGCAAGGGTACGCAGTCGGCACTACAAACCCAGAGGGCTTGTTCAGGCTCTGTGGCCACAAGCGCATCAGCTTCCAAGCGCTGATCACAGGCTAAAATTTCTGCTGCCAAAGCAACGCGATGACCATGCACCTGTTGTGTTCGCAGCGGTGTTGCTATTGTTCCTAGGGCTGCGGTGAGGGTGCTGAGGTCTTGTCCTTGCCAATCGCGAGTAAAAAAGCCGTGGGGAAACTGCTGCAAGAGATCGCAGGTGAGAAAGCGCCCAAGGTCAGTGGTGTGCCAGTGCCACATTGTCAGATTGGTCAGATTGGATCAATGGTTTTCTAAGGTATGGATAACCAACGGGCGACTCACCATTCCAATGTATCCTTGTTTTTTAATCTGACTGATGCGGTTTATCGGGGAGAAAGTCCTCAATGGGATCTAAGCAGCGGGGGGCAAGTCAAAGAGAACTGTAGTCATATAGCGTTCTGCCCAAGCGCTGCCAAAGGCTTTTTCAAGCACACGGCGCGTTTTGTCGTTTTGCTGTTGCTGATGGCAGTACTGCTGCTGCCCGGCAATGACAGCCTCTGGCTGATCCGTAGGTACAGCCTGCTGGCTCAGTTGGCAGTGGAGGGTGAGGTACTCACCAATGCGATTTAGAAATTGCTGTTCCTCCGTTTCTCCCTGTGGCCGAATAAAAATGCAAAAAGGCGAGAAGATATGCCCCCAAGGGGGCAACTCACGCGGTTGACTAAAGGTGAGCTTCGGCAAAGCACTTAAGGCGGCGGTGTAGGCCGCGGGCAACTGACCCGTCACAGGGGAAAGATCCACAATCGCAGCACTTATTTGCCCGCGGCCACCGACGAGATCGCAGCCAAACATAGGTAGGTCGTAGCGCGGCTCTGGAAACATGACGCAGTGCAAAATGTCCAAACTCTCCCCTACCCGTGCCAATTCAAGGTGGAGCTTGCGAAAGGGAGGGGCTTGGTAGCAGTGGTTCTCAATCGTTAGCCGTTCCCCTTCCAGTTTACCCTCGACATAACCGAAATCTTCAGGCAGGGCGTAGGGTGCCAAGGGAAGGAAAGCCTGCCAAATCGCTTCAATGCGATCGGCGAGCCGCTGAATCAGAGGATGTTGGTGTTGACGCACAGACATAGCCTTGATTGTAACCCAAGTCTAGGCCGCTTGCGAGGGAGCGATCGCCCCCGCTAAACTAACCAAGAGTCTAACAGCCGAGAGATTATGCCAACTCCACTTACGACGGCCATTGACCCAAAGCAACTTCAACAGGCGATTCGCGCTAGCCAAGACTTTCTCTTTTCGCAACAATATGCCGAGGGCTACTGGTGGGCGGAATTGGAGTCCAATGTAACCATGACCGCCGAGGTAATCCTGCTCCACAAAATCTGGGGCACCGAACAGCGGTTACCCTTGGCCAAAGTGGAACAGTATTTACGCAACCAGCAGCGAGATCACGGCGGTTGGGAACTGTTTTATGGCGATGGTGGTGATCTCAGCACCAGTGTTGAGGCCTACATGGGACTGCGGCTCTTGGGCGTTCCCGAAACCGATCCGGCCTTGGTGAGGGCACGGCAATTTATCCTTGTCCGCGGTGGCATTAGCAAAACCCGCATCTTTACCAAACTGCACCTTGCCCTCATTGGCTGCTATGACTGGCGGGGGATTCCCTCCCTGCCTTCTTGGATCATGCTTTTGCCAGAAGGTAGCCCCTTCACCATTTATGAAATGTCCAGTTGGGCACGCAGCAGCACGGTGCCACTGTTGATTGTCATGGATCGCAAGCCGGTTTATGCGATGGACCCGCCCATTACCCTCGATGAACTCTATGCCGAAGGGCGGGCAAACGTGGTCTGGGAACTGCCCCGCCAAGGCGACTGGAGTGATGTTTTTATTGGCCTCGATCGCCTCTTCAAGCTCTTTGAAACCCTGAAGATTGATCCCCTCAGAGAACAGGGGCTCAAGGCTGCTGAGGAGTGGGTGCTGGAGCATCAAGAACCCAGTGGCGATTGGGGCGGCATTATTCCGGCAATGCTCAACTCCCTATTGGCGTTGCGTGCCCTTGACTATGCTGTTGATGACCCCATTGTGCAGCGGGGGATGGCAGCAGTGGATCGTTTTGCCATTGAAACAGAGACTGAATATCGCGTGCAGCCCTGTGTCTCTCCGGTTTGGGATACCGCCTTAGTGATGCGAGCCATGGTGGATTCAGGTGTTGCTCCCGATCATCCCGCCCTTGTCAAAGCTGGCGAATGGCTGCTCTCCAAGCAAATCCTTGACTATGGAGACTGGCACGTAAAAAACAAAAAGGGGCAGCCGGGGGGATGGGCCTTTGAATTTGAGAATCGCTTCTACCCCGATGTGGATGATACCGCAGTAGTGGTGATGGCCCTCCATGCCGTGACCCTGCCCGATGAAAACCTAAAACGGCGAGCCCTTGAGCGGGCAGTCGCTTGGATTGCCTCAATGCAGTGTCGGCCGGGGGGCTGGGCGGCCTTTGATGTGGACAACGACCAAGATTGGCTAAATACCATTCCCTACGGCGATCTCAAGGCAATGATTGACCCGAATACTGCTGATGTCACGGCACGGGTGCTGGAGATGGTGGGGCGGTGTCAGGTGGCCTTTGACAGTGGTGCCCTCGATCGCGCCCTTGCCTACTTGCGCAATGAGCAGGAACCGGAAGGCTGTTGGTTTGGCCGCTGGGGGGTGAATTACCTCTATGGCACGAGTGGGGTTTTGGCGGCCCTCTCCCTTGTGGCTCCTCCCTACGATCGCTGGCGTATTCGCCGTGCCGCTGAGTGGTTGGTGCAGTGTCAAAATGCCGATGGCGGCTGGGGTGAAACCTGCTGGAGCTACAATGACCCTTCCCTCAAGGGCCAAGGGGATAGCACCGCTTCCCAAACCGCTTGGGCCATTATTGGCCTTTTGGCCGCTGGCGATGCCACGGGGGACTACGCTGCAGAGGCTATTGAAAAGGGAATTGCCTATCTTCTTGAGACGCAGCGCCCAGACGGCACATGGCATGAGGATTACTTCACTGGCACCGGCTTTCCCTGCCACTTTTACTTGAAGTACCACTACTACCAGCAGCACTTTCCACTGACAGCCTTGGGCCGTTATGCCCGCTGGCGCAATCTTTTAGCCAGTTAGTTGAAACTAAAAGAAACGCAGTTGTTGCTGATAGGCCAAGGTATCGGTGCCACAGAGGGGTTGGGGGGTAACCACGCATTCATTGCTGAGGCCAGAGCGGATTAAATTTTCGGCAATTAACTGGCGATCGCGGGGAGCAGGGTGTGTACTCAAAATCGTCGGCGGCGCCCCTCCCTCCCGTTGCAACTTCCCGAGAAAGGTCACCATGGCCCGTGGATCGTAGTTGCTGCGGACCAATAGCCCCAACCCATAGCGATCAGCTTCTAGTTCCTGCTCACGACTGCGGGGACGCCGAAAAGCTAGTTCCATAGCTATTTGTAGCCCGCGATCGCGATCCAAGCCTGCTGCTGTCATTAAGCCCTGGGCGATCGCCATTTGTTGCAGTTGACGAATCACATGGCGCTGATCGATATGGCCAATTTCGTGGGCAATGACACTGGCTAGTTCCGCCTCATTTTCTGCCCGCAGCACTAGCCCTGTCGTGACATAGACAAAGCCCCCCATCGTCGCATAGGCATTTACTTGGGGGTCTTGAATGATGTGAAATTGATAGGGCAACCCTCGACGTTCGCCGACATTGACCAAGCGCGTACCAATGCTATTCACATAGTTTTGAGCAGCGGGATTCCGAACCAGGCGCATCCCTTGCCGTAGCATCTGCTCATGGATCTGTTGCCCCAAAGCCACCTCTTGGCGGGGCGAGATATTGGATAGTTGGATGACCTGAATTCCCTGCAGCAGCAACCGCTGCCAGAGATGTTGTGCCTGTACCGCAACGGGATGGCAGGCGATCGCCACCCCACAGACCAAACTGGCAAAGAGGAGAAACCAACGTTGTTTTTTCACGGCCCATGCTTCGCGTAAAGTCCACACCCACGCCTAGCGGCTACTTGCCCCCTTTCGACCCCTCGATTTTAGACATTGTTCCCAAGGCTTAATGTGGTTTAATCTCTGGCACCCGTAGCCCCTTACTGGCCAGCCACTCTGGGTTGAAGAGCCGCGATTGATAGCGGGAACCCCCATCGCACAGCACTGTGACAATTGTGTGGCCGGGGCCGAGTTCCTTGGCTAGACGTACCGCTGCCGCCACATTAATGCCCACGGAGCCCCCCATGAAAAGGCCATCGTAGTGCAGCAGTTGATAAATGATTTCCAGGCACTCTGGATCCTCAATTTGAATCGCATCATCGATGGGAGCGCCTGCTAAGTTTGCTGTAATGCGGCTATTGCCAATGCCTTCAGTGATTGAACTCCCTGTGCTACTGAGGGTACCCGTTTTTACATAGCTATAGATGGCACTGCCCATAGGATCGGCAATCACAGTGCGAATGGCGGGATTTTTTTCCTTGAGAAACAGGGCTACACCTGCATAGGTGCCCCCCGTGCCAGTGGCTGCTACCCACGCATCAATTCGGCCATCGGTCTGCTCCCAGATTTCAGGGCCAGTGGTTTCGTAGTGGGCTTGGCGATTGGCAAGGTTATCGAACTGGTTCGCCCAGATGGCATTCTCCATCTCAGCAGCAATACGGCCAGAGAGCTTCACATAGTTATTGGGGTCTTTGTAGGGCACGGCAGGAACAGGGCGCACCTCGGCACCTAGGGTACGCAACAGGTCAATTTTTCTTGGGATTGGGTATTAGGAATCACAATCAGGCACTTGTAGCCCTTGGCATTGCAGATGTGGGCTAGGCCAATGCCGGTATTGCCAGCTGTGCCCTCGACCACTGTACCGCCGGGTTTGAGAAGGCCTTTTCTTTCAGCATCTTCAATAATGTAGAGGGCAGCTCGATCCTTGACGGAGCCACCGGGGTTGAGGAACTCCGCTTTACCAAGAATTTCACAGCCCGTCAGGTCACTAAAGTAATTGAGGCGAATCAGCGGCGTCTGCCCGACGGTGCCGACAAAACCCTGTTTAATATTCATGCCGTCGTTGTTTTAAGTTGACTGAATACTTTTATGGTAAAAGGCTTTGCCGCCAGAATTCCCCTCAGGGAGAGCGATCGCCCAGTGTCCCTTTGGCATTCACCTTTGCTATGATTGGAGATCCCTGGAGAGGTGGCAGAGTGGTTGAATGCGCTTGACTCGAAATCAAGTTTAGGGTAACACCTAACGGGGGTTCGAATCCCCCCCTCTCCGTTGATAGCCCCGATCAGAAGTATGGAATCTACAAGAAACTTAACATCCCCAGTGACGAGTCGCTCTGACTGCCAATCAAAGCGCCAATGCCCTATCGGGCACCCACGACCCTTTTTTCTAGCCTCTTAACTTCTGCCCTTCAAGATCAAAGCCTTGTTTTACCTTCTCGGCAACATTCACATGGGTTAGGTTCTCTTCTTTGCTTGAAGTTCACCGCCAATACCTCTTTGCAACAGTGAATCAGGATTTTGGCCCACCTAGTACGAATTAAGATCGCACCTTGGCGCTCTTGCCCAGTTCTGGTTTTAGCCACAGCCATTCCTGTTGTGTTTTGCTCTCATCCCCAAACACCAACAAAAGGGATTTGCTGTCGTCCAGCAGTTGGCGATCGCGCTTCACCCGAATTGACCGCGCTGGAATTTCCGGCCTAATACATTGATAGACAATAAATAATAAAGATAGATAATAAAGCCCCATTTTTGGGAAATAGACACCACCTCGAAAGCGTGACCGTCAATCTCCAAGGGCGGTGTGGCGCGATCGACTGTATCCCAGCCCAGTTCTTCAATAAACAGAGACCCAAAATCAAACTTTTGGAGATACTTTTGGGCGCGTTGCCAATTCAGTGGCATCTTAGATTAACTCAAACAGGGTTCAAATCAGTGGGAAAGTCAGGATCAAACAGTTGCTCGGATTCTATAAATAACGCTCAATCAAGGCTATTGGCATTGAATAGCCATGTATCCTTCATTTGAAAGAATGCTTTTTTGAGATGAATGGCATTGACTGTCCTGTATGGTCTTCCCAAGATTAAAAGGGTTTCCACAGCTCTACTCCATCTCGCTGATCAATCCCCTGCAAGAGGACCTTGACCACTTCATCGCGAGCTGTGGGCAGCACTTTACCAGTAAAGTCAGGGTGAATCGGCAATTCTCGGTGCCCGCGATCGATGAGTACCAATAACCAAATGGCATTGGGGCGACCGTAATCATGGACGGCATTGAGGGCAGAGCGAATCGTGCGACCACTAAAGATAACGTCATCCACCAAAACCACAATCCGCCCGGAGAGATCCACTGGAATCAGGGTCCGACGGGGGGTACGCGGTCCAATGCGATCCAAGTCATCGCGATAAAACGTGATATCCAACTCACCAATGGGGAGGCTCACGCCTTCCAGTTGTTCAACGTGTTGTCCTAGGAGCTTGGCAAGGGGAACCCCACGGGTATGAATCCCTAGCAACACTAACTTGTCGAGGGCATCGCGAGCCTTTTCCACCACTTGGGAAGCTAAGCGCGTTACAGTGCGCCGTAAATCATCGGCACTTAAAATTTCAACGACTTCACCAGCCATGGCCGTCACAGTAGGGAATTCCAAGATTCTAGCGAAATTCCCGCAAAAAGAGACCCTACGCCAAGCGGGTAGGGCCAAAGACGCAGTTAGGAGGTATCTTGCTTCCCTACGATACTGCCGACATTTTGAGGTGGCCAAAGCTTTTACCAATTCTTTAGATTTAGCGCAATTAATTGTTACAATACACGAGAAACTGTTACTTGGGATACCAAATTTTACGGCTACTTTCTAGAATGGGCGGGGAAATGGGTTTGACCGTTGCCAGCCTGTGCAACTCTCCTGAAAAAGACTGCGGGTGGCTCGCTCCTATGCTGCTCCGTTACCCTAAAAACTAGGAAAGAATTCTTGAGAAATTGGGCAATGACCAGCACTCCCTTCCGTATTCATGCTCCCTTTGAACCCACGGGAGATCAACCCCAAGCAATTCAAAAACTGGTTGCCGGGGTACAGGCAGGACATCGCTTCCAAACGCTGCTAGGAGCAACGGGTACAGGCAAAACCCACACGATCGCCCGCGTTATCGAGGCCCTTGGTCGCCCCACCCTGGTTTTGGCGCACAACAAAACCCTGGCGGCGCAACTGTGCAATGAACTGCGCTCATTCTTTCCAAAAAATGCTGTTGAGTACTTTATCTCCTACTACGACTACTATCAACCGGAGGCCTACATTCCCGTTACCGATACCTACATCGAAAAAAGTGCCTCTATCAATGAGGAAATTGATATGTTGCGCCACTCCGCCACCCGCTCCCTCTTTGAACGGCGGGATGTGATTGTGGTGGCCTCCATTAGCTGCATCTACGGTTTGGGAATTCCCGCAGAGTACCTAAAGGCCGCGATTCCCCTCGAGGTGGGCAAGGAAACGGATCTGCGGCAACTGCTGCGGCAGCTCGCAACCATTCAATACACTCGCAACGATGTCGAACTGGGGCGGGGGCGCTTCCGCGTAAAAGGGGATGTGCTTGAGATTGGTCCTGCCTATGAGGATCGCATCATTCGCGTTGAGTTCTTTGGGGATGAAGTTGAAGCGATTCGCTATGTCGATCCGCTGACGGGGGAAACCTTGCAAAGTCTGCAACGCCTGAATATCTATCCCGCGAAGCACTTTGTCACCCCTGCTGAACGCCTGGAAGCAGCCTGCGTTGCCATTGAAGCGGAACTCCAAGCCCAGGTGGCCAACTTGGAAGCCCAAAATAAACTCCTTGAGGCACAGCGTCTGAGTCAACGTACCCGCTATGACTTGGAAATGCTGCGACAAGTGGGCTACTGCAATGGTGTGGAAAACTACTCACGCCATCTCGCAGGTCGGGCAGCGGGGGAACCGCCAGAGTGTTTAATTGATTATTTTCCTGAGGATTGGCTCTTGGTGGTGGATGAGTCCCATGTAACGGTGCCGCAGATTCGCGGTATGTACAATGGCGACCAAGCCCGCAAAAAAGTGCTGATTGATCACGGCTTTCGCTTGCCCAGTGCGGCGGATAATCGCCCCCTGAAGCCGGAGGAATTCTGGCAGAAGGTGCAGCAGTGCATTTTTGTTTCGGCCACGCCTGGGGATTGGGAATTGGCGGTGTCCACACAGGTAGTGGAGCAAATTATTCGTCCCACGGGGGTTGTAGATCCAGAAATTTTTGTCCGCCCCACCCAAGGGCAAGTGGATGATCTGTATGGGGAGATTCGCTTGCGGTGCGATCGCCAGGAGCGGGTGCTGGTGACCACCCTTACGAAGCGGATGGCGGAGGATCTAACTGAGTACTTCCAAGAGCGGGGGGTACGGGTGCGCTATCTGCACTCAGAAATCAATGCCATTGAGCGTATTGAGATTCTCGAAGCCCTGCGCCAAGGGGACTTTGATGTCCTGATTGGGGTAAACCTGCTGCGGGAGGGATTAGATTTGCCGGAGGTGTCCCTGGTGGCGATCCTTGACGCGGA
Proteins encoded in this window:
- the pgeF gene encoding peptidoglycan editing factor PgeF; amino-acid sequence: MWHWHTTDLGRFLTCDLLQQFPHGFFTRDWQGQDLSTLTAALGTIATPLRTQQVHGHRVALAAEILACDQRLEADALVATEPEQALWVCSADCVPLLIADVASGRVAAIHAGWRGTASQISRATLQQMQALGSHLANLRIAMGPAIRGEVYQVGLNVARALGQTILEGVTETTERDDLYQRFAALDAEVVFLDADPQRLRVDVARVNRLQLLQLGLKEEQIALCPHCTFRDAEFFFSYRREHRKQVQWSGIVSRFA
- the pyrR gene encoding bifunctional pyr operon transcriptional regulator/uracil phosphoribosyltransferase PyrR, which codes for MAGEVVEILSADDLRRTVTRLASQVVEKARDALDKLVLLGIHTRGVPLAKLLGQHVEQLEGVSLPIGELDITFYRDDLDRIGPRTPRRTLIPVDLSGRIVVLVDDVIFSGRTIRSALNAVHDYGRPNAIWLLVLIDRGHRELPIHPDFTGKVLPTARDEVVKVLLQGIDQRDGVELWKPF
- the shc gene encoding squalene--hopene cyclase translates to MPTPLTTAIDPKQLQQAIRASQDFLFSQQYAEGYWWAELESNVTMTAEVILLHKIWGTEQRLPLAKVEQYLRNQQRDHGGWELFYGDGGDLSTSVEAYMGLRLLGVPETDPALVRARQFILVRGGISKTRIFTKLHLALIGCYDWRGIPSLPSWIMLLPEGSPFTIYEMSSWARSSTVPLLIVMDRKPVYAMDPPITLDELYAEGRANVVWELPRQGDWSDVFIGLDRLFKLFETLKIDPLREQGLKAAEEWVLEHQEPSGDWGGIIPAMLNSLLALRALDYAVDDPIVQRGMAAVDRFAIETETEYRVQPCVSPVWDTALVMRAMVDSGVAPDHPALVKAGEWLLSKQILDYGDWHVKNKKGQPGGWAFEFENRFYPDVDDTAVVVMALHAVTLPDENLKRRALERAVAWIASMQCRPGGWAAFDVDNDQDWLNTIPYGDLKAMIDPNTADVTARVLEMVGRCQVAFDSGALDRALAYLRNEQEPEGCWFGRWGVNYLYGTSGVLAALSLVAPPYDRWRIRRAAEWLVQCQNADGGWGETCWSYNDPSLKGQGDSTASQTAWAIIGLLAAGDATGDYAAEAIEKGIAYLLETQRPDGTWHEDYFTGTGFPCHFYLKYHYYQQHFPLTALGRYARWRNLLAS
- the uvrB gene encoding excinuclease ABC subunit UvrB codes for the protein MTSTPFRIHAPFEPTGDQPQAIQKLVAGVQAGHRFQTLLGATGTGKTHTIARVIEALGRPTLVLAHNKTLAAQLCNELRSFFPKNAVEYFISYYDYYQPEAYIPVTDTYIEKSASINEEIDMLRHSATRSLFERRDVIVVASISCIYGLGIPAEYLKAAIPLEVGKETDLRQLLRQLATIQYTRNDVELGRGRFRVKGDVLEIGPAYEDRIIRVEFFGDEVEAIRYVDPLTGETLQSLQRLNIYPAKHFVTPAERLEAACVAIEAELQAQVANLEAQNKLLEAQRLSQRTRYDLEMLRQVGYCNGVENYSRHLAGRAAGEPPECLIDYFPEDWLLVVDESHVTVPQIRGMYNGDQARKKVLIDHGFRLPSAADNRPLKPEEFWQKVQQCIFVSATPGDWELAVSTQVVEQIIRPTGVVDPEIFVRPTQGQVDDLYGEIRLRCDRQERVLVTTLTKRMAEDLTEYFQERGVRVRYLHSEINAIERIEILEALRQGDFDVLIGVNLLREGLDLPEVSLVAILDADKEGFLRAERSLIQTIGRAARHVRGQAILYADTLTESMQKAIQETERRRAIQLAYNQAHGITPQPIVKKTSNAILAFLDVSRRLNAESVSVLSSQTLQELSLEDIPQLIQDLEAKMKAAAQELAFEEAARYRDQIKRLRDRLVGHP
- a CDS encoding M48 family metallopeptidase, producing MKKQRWFLLFASLVCGVAIACHPVAVQAQHLWQRLLLQGIQVIQLSNISPRQEVALGQQIHEQMLRQGMRLVRNPAAQNYVNSIGTRLVNVGERRGLPYQFHIIQDPQVNAYATMGGFVYVTTGLVLRAENEAELASVIAHEIGHIDQRHVIRQLQQMAIAQGLMTAAGLDRDRGLQIAMELAFRRPRSREQELEADRYGLGLLVRSNYDPRAMVTFLGKLQREGGAPPTILSTHPAPRDRQLIAENLIRSGLSNECVVTPQPLCGTDTLAYQQQLRFF
- a CDS encoding phycocyanobilin:ferredoxin oxidoreductase, with amino-acid sequence MSVRQHQHPLIQRLADRIEAIWQAFLPLAPYALPEDFGYVEGKLEGERLTIENHCYQAPPFRKLHLELARVGESLDILHCVMFPEPRYDLPMFGCDLVGGRGQISAAIVDLSPVTGQLPAAYTAALSALPKLTFSQPRELPPWGHIFSPFCIFIRPQGETEEQQFLNRIGEYLTLHCQLSQQAVPTDQPEAVIAGQQQYCHQQQQNDKTRRVLEKAFGSAWAERYMTTVLFDLPPAA